ATGGCGGGCTGGCGCAGATCGGCCAGTTGCTCGACCGGGGGCGCATCGCGCGCGGGCACGATCAGCACCAGCGTGTTGGCGGCGAAGTCGCGCCGCGATGCAGCGTCGACCAGCCTGAGGGCGACACCGCGGTCCATCGTCTCCTGGTCGGCACTGGCGAAGACGTCCGCCGGGGCGCCCTGCGCGATCTGCTGCATCAGCACGCCCGACGCCGCGAAGTTGAAGCGCACGGTGACGCCGGGCCGGAACGCCTCGAAGCGCCGGCCGACTTCCCGAAAGGCGTCGGTGAGGCTGGCGGCGGCGGAGACGGTGAGCTGCTGCGCTGCCGCGGACAGCGGAAGCACCAGGGCAGCGGCAAGCAGGCGCAGTCGCAGGGTCATGGTCAGCGCAGGCTGAAGAAGCGGTTCGACGCCACCAGGATGGCGATCGACAGCAACGAGGTGATGCCCACCAGCAGCAGCGCCTCATCGTTGCGGCCGGCCTGCACGGCGTCGTAGATGGCCATCGACAGCGTCTGGGTCTGCTGGGGGATGGAGCCGGCCACCATCAGCGAGGCGCCGAACTCCCCCATGGCGCGCGCGAACGCGAGCAGCGTGCCGGCCAGGATGCCGGGCCAGGCGAGCGGCAGGGTCACGCGCACGAACACCGACCAGCGCGACTGCCGCAACGTGCGGGCGGCGGCTTCGAGCGTGCGGTCGACGCTGCCGAAGGCCGCGCCCGCCGACTTGAGCACCAGGGGCAGCGCCACCAGCGCCGAGGCCAGCACCGCGCCGTGCCAGTTGAAGATGATGGTGTAGTCGAAGTGCTCGCGCAGCCAGGCGCCCAGCGGGCTGCGCCGCCCCATGGCGACCAGGATGCCGTAGCCCAGCACGGTCGGCGGCAGCACCAGCGGCAGCATGCAGACGGCCTCGAGCACGCTGCTGCCCGGGAAGCGGTGTCGCGCGAACAGCCAGCCGAGCGCAACGCCGGCGATCAGCGCGAGCAGCGTCGCGAGGGTGGCGACCTGGAGCGAGAGCACGAGCGGGTGCCAGTCGAGCATCGTTGGGAAGCGGAGTTCATAACGATGATAGCGGCTTGGCCGCCGAAGCTGCTCTCCCGCTCGGCGGGAAAGCCCTCACCCCAGCCCTACCCACGAAGCCTGAGCCCTTGCAGTCAGAAGTCCGTTCGGGCCGAGCCTGTCGAAGCTGCACACGATCGGCATGCAGGCTTCGACAAGCTCAGCCGGAGAGGTCGAGTCGTGCGGCGCTGCCCTTCGACAAGCTCAGGGCGAACGGCATGGGAGGCAAACGGCCTCCGTTCGCCCTGAGCTTGTCGAAGGGCTCGTTGCAGTCGGAAGTCCGTTCGGGCTGAGCCTGTCGAAGCTGCTCTGGATCGGCATGCAGGCTTCGACAAGCTCAGCCGGAGAGGTCGAGCCGTGCGGCGCTGCCCTTCGACAAGCCTGTCCTGAGCCTGTCGAAGGGCTCAGGGCGAACGGCATGGGAGGCAAACGGCCTCCGTTCGCCCTGAGCTTGTCGAAGGGCTCGTTGCAGTCGGAAGTCCGTTCGGGCTGAGCCTGTCGAAGCTGCACACGATCGGCATGCAGGCTTCGACAAGCTCAGCCGGAGAGGTCGAGCCGTGCGGCGCTGCCCTTCGACAAGCTCAGGGCGAACGGCATGGGAGGCAAACGGCCTCCGTTCGCCTGAGCTTGTCGAAGGGCTCGTTGCAGTCGGAAGTCCGTTCGGGCTGAGCCTGTCGAAGCTGCTCTGGATCGGCATGCAGGCTTCGGCAAGCTCAGCCGGAGACGTCGAGCCGTGCGGCGCTGCCCTTCGACAAGCTCAGGGCGAACGGCATGGGAGGCAAACGGCCTCCGTTCGCCCTGAGCTTGTCGAAGGGCTCGTTGCAGTCGGAAGTCCGTTCGGGCTGAGCCTGTCGAAGCTGCACTGGATCGGCATGCAGGCTTCGGCAAGCTCAGCCGGAGAGGTCGAGCCGTGCGGCGCTGCCCTTCGACAAGCCTGTCCTGAGCCTGTCGAAGGGCTCAGGGCGAACGGCATGGGAGGCAAACGGCCTCCGTTCGCCCTGAGCTTGTCGAAGGGCTCGTTGCAGTCGGAAGTCCGTTCGGGCTGAGCCTGTCGAAGCTGCTCTGGATCGGCATGCAGGCTTCGACAAGCTCAGCCGGAGAGGTCGAGCCGTGCGGCGCTGCCCTTCGACAAGCCTGTCCTGAGCCCTTCGACAGGCTCAGGGCGAACGGCATGGGCAAGGCAGAAGCCTTGTTTCCGAGCAGAGCGCGACGAAACCCCACCCCGACCCTCTCCCGCGAGCGGGAGCCATCACGAAACATCCGCCTGCGCCGCCATGCGCGCCGCCGCGTTCAGCGCGCCGTACGCGTCGTAGTTTCCCACCCGCTGCACGATCTCGAAGAAGAACCGGTCCATGAACGGCTCGGTGTACGCGTGCAGGTAATCGCCCTCGCTCGTGCGGTCGAACAGGATGCCGCCCGTGCGCAGCCGCTCCACGAGTCCTGCATCGAGGTCGAAGCGCGTCGCCAGGTCGTCGTGGTAGTTCGCCGAGATCGGCACGAAGGCGACGCCCTGCTCGCGCATCCGCCGCACCGCGGCGAAGATGTCCGCGGTGTCGAAGGCGATGTGATGCACCACCGCGCCGCCGCTGGCGTTCACCGTCTGGGCGGTGCGCGTGCGCTGGCTCTGCGACACGTTGAGGACCAGGCGCACCCGCCGCGCCGAATCGGCCATCCCGAAGCTGCGGATCAGGCCATAGGGGTCGGCCAGCTTGAGGCTGTCGCCCGACTGCAGACCCAACACCGCGCGGCAGAACAGCACCCAGGTGTCGACACGGTCCGGCGCCAGCCCCATCGCGACGTGATCGATGTTCCGCAGGCCGGCATCGCCGGCGGGCGGCGCTTCATCGAGAACGAAGTCGGCTTCGTAGAGGCCATTCGCGCCGAGCGCCTCGTCGATGAAGTGGACGATGATGCCGCCCGGCGCGACGATCGACGGCAGCTGCCGCTCGCCCGGCCCCGTGGGCGAGTCGAAGCGCGCCGACTGCAGCGCGGTGGCGCGCTCCATCGCGGCCGTCGGATCGGCCGCGCGCAGTCCCCAGGCGCACACCGAGGGGCCGTGGGCTTCGAAGCGGGTGCGCGCGGCCTCGTGCGCCAGCAGGTTGACGACGATGTTGATGCCGCCCTGCCGGTACAGCATCACGGGCTTGGAGCGGTGGCGCCCCGCGAGCCGGAACCCCAGGCCCTGCAGCAGCCGCCCCAGCCCTTCGGCGGCCGGCGCGTCGACTGCGAACTCGATGAACGAAAAGCCGGCCAGCGACGGAACGGACGGCGGCGAGAACAGCGCGGCGGCCTTGGGCTCCGACTGCAGCCGGTCGTGCACCTGGCTCTCCAGCCACAGCAGCGAGCGCATGGCGTCCACCGCGATGCGACGGTTCGGCGTCTCGCGGAACACGTCGTTGAAGATCTCGAGCGACAGCGGCCCGCGGTAGCCCGCGCGCACGACATGCTCGAAGAAGCCGACGACGTCGAGCTGACCCTGCCCGGGGAAGTTGCGGTGGTGCCGCGCCCAGTCGATGACGTCCAGCCGCATCAACGGCGCATCGGCCATCTGCACGAAGAAGATCCGCTCGCCGGGCACTTCGGCCAGCGACGACAGATCGTCCTGCAGCGACAGCGTGTGGAAGCTGTCCAGGATCAGCCCCAGCTGCGGATGCTTCGCCCGCTCGACGATGTGCCACGCCTGACGCCACCGCTTGACATGCCGCCCCCACGCCAGCGCCTCGAATCCGACACGCAGGCCGCGGCGCCCCGCGCGTTGTGCCAGCTCGTGCAGCTGTGCCGCCGCGCGCTCGCCATCGTCCAGCGCCAGGGGCGACACGTTGGAGCACACCAGCATCAGCGAGCAGTCCAGCGCCTGCATGAGGTCGAACTTGCGTTCGGCGCGCTCGAGGCTTCGCGCGAATTGCGCATCGGGCATGCCTTCGAAGTCGCGGAACGGCTGGAACAGCTCGATGGCGAGCCCGAGGTCCGCGCAGCGCTGGCGCAGCTCGGCGGCCGATCCACTCCACAGCGTGAAGTCGGGCTCGAACAGCTCGATCCCGTCGAAGCCGGCGGCGGCAATCGCCTCCAGCTTCTGCGGCAGCGTGCCGCTCAGCGAGACGGTGGCGATGGAGCGCCTCATGCCGCGGGCAGCCCCAGCAGGCGCCGCGCCTCGGCGGGCGTGGCGGGACGCCGCCCGAAGTCGGCGCACAGGTCCACCACCTGGCGCACCAGCGCCGCATTCGAGGGCGCGAGCGTCTCGCGGTCCAGGCGCACGTTGTCCTCGAAGCCGGTGCGGCAATGGCCGCCCAGCTCCAGCGACCAGCGCGCGAGCGTGACCTGGTCGCGGCCGATGCCGGCGCCGGTCCACGTGGCGTCGGGCGCCAGCCGCTGGAGCGTCTTCACGTAGAACTCGAACACCTCGCGGTCCACCGGCATCGCGTTCTTCACGCCCATCACGAACTGCACGTGCAGCGGGCCCTTGATCTTTCCTTCGCGCGCGAGCTGGGCGGCCTGGAAGATCATCGACAGGTCGAAGGCCTCCACTTCCGGCTTGATGCCGTGATGGAGCATCTCCGAGGCCAGCCACTCGACGAGGTCGGGCGGGTTGTCGTAGACCCGCGTCGGGAAGTTGCAGGAGCCGGTCGCCAGCGACCCCATGTCGGGCTTGAGCGAGAGCATCGCGCCGCGCTCGCGGCCGGAGCCGGAGCGTCCGCCGGTGGACACCTGGGTGATCATTCCGGGGCAGTGGCGCCGGATGCCATCGAGCAGCGGCGCGAAGCGCGCGGGGTCCGACGAGGGCGAGCCGTCCTCGTTGCGCACGTGCAGGTGCACCAGCGTCGCGCCGGCTTCGAAGGCCTCGTGGGTGGACTCGATCTGCTCGGCCACGGTGATGGGCACCGCCGGGTTGTCCTTCTTCTTCGGCAGCGAGCCGGTGATCGCGACGGTGATGATGCAAGGCGTGGTGTTCATGAGGGACTCCTCGGCGTGGCGTCAGGCCTCGCCTCTTCAGCGGCGCGTTGTGCGATGAGCTGACGGAAGTGACGATCCATGCGTGCCGCGTCGGGTTCCAGGCCGGTGAAGAGCCGGAACGCGCCCACCGCCTGCCCCACCGCCATGCCGCCGCCGTCGACCACCCGGCATCCCTTCGCGCGCGCCGCCTGCAGCAGCGCGGTGTCCAGCGGGAAGTACACGATCTCGGCCACCCACAGGTCGGGCCGCAGCAGCGACTCGTCCAGCGGCAGGCCCGGCAGCTTGTCCATGCCGGTCGGCGTGCAGTGGATCAGCCCGTCCGCGCCGGCCAGGGCGCGCGCCGCGTCGGTGTCGGCCTGCACACGGCTGGCCGGATGCAGCTTCGCCAGCCGCTGCGCCAGCGCCTGCGCGCGCTCCGGCTCGCGGTCGACGATGACGAGCTCCCGGGCGCCCAGGCGCAGCACGGCTTCCGACACCGCCGAGCCGGCACCGCCGGCGCCGAGCTGGACGACCTTGTCCAGGCGCGCGTCGGGCAGTGCGCGACGAAAGCTCCAGGCCCAGCCCGAGCCGTCGGTGTTGTGCCCGACGAGCCGGCCGTCGCGCACGACCACGGTGTTCACCGCGCCCATCGCGGCCGCCTCGTCCGACAGCTCGTCGAGCAGCGGGATCACCGCCTGCTTGCACGGATAGGTGATGTTCAGACCCGCGAAGCCCATCGTGCGAGCGGCGCTGATCAGGTTGGGCAGCGCATCGACGTTCGAGCCGGTGGTGTCCAGGTCGATCAGCTGGTAGTGCAGCCGCAGCCCGTGGTGCGTGGCCTCTTCCTCGTGCATGCGCGGCGTCAGCGAGCGCTGGATGCCGCTGCCGATCAGGCCCATGAGCAGCTTGCGGGTCGAGCGTTGGGCCGCTCCCGCGCCGGCCCGCGCCCCCTCGGGGGGCCGGCCGACGTACTCGTCGGACGGGGGGCTGGCATTCATGGCTTGCGGACTTTGGCGATCTCGGCCTGGACCTGCTTGACGACGTCGGGACCGACGGCGGCCGTGTGCTTGTCGATCACCGGCTTGACCTTGTCGCGCAGGCGCTGCATCTCGGCCGGCGAGAACTCGGTCACCTGCATGCCCGCCTTCTTCAGGTCGGCCAGCGCCTCGTCGGACTGCTTGCGCGACAGCTCGCGCTGGAACTTGGTCGCCTCGTCGGCCGCATCGTCGATGATCTTCTTCTCTGCCGGGCTCAGCTGGTCCCACAGCTTCTTGCTGATGAGCACCGCCTGCGGGTTGTAGACGTGGCGCGTGACGGCCAGATGCTTCTGGACCTCGTAGAACTTGGAGGTGCGGATCAGCGTGAACGGGTTCTCCTGGCCGTCGACCGCCTTCTGTTCCAGCGCCGGGTAGACCTCGGGGAAAGGCATCGGCGTCGGGGCGGCGCCCAGCGCGCTGAACATGTCGATGTAGATCGGGCTCTGGATCACGCGGATCTTCAGCCCGGCGATGTCTTCCACCTTGGTGATCGGCCGCTTGCTGTTGGTGAGATTGCGGAAGCCCAGCTCCCAGTACGCGAGGCCGATCAGGTTCTTCTCGGCCAGCTTCTCGAACAGCCCCTTGCCGAAGGGCCCGTCGACGACGGCGTCGGCCTCCTGCGGCGTGGCGAACAGGAACGGGAAGTCGAACACCTCGAAGGCCTTCACCTGCGACGACAGGATGCCGGCGTTGAGCACCGTCATTTCGACGGTGCCGCCCTGCAGCGCGGACACGGTCTGCACATCGCCGCCCAGCGTGCCGCCGGGGAAGAGCTTGACCTGGATCTTGTTGCCGGACTTCTGCGCGACCAGATCGGCGAACTTCTGCGCGCCTTCGGCCTGCGGGTGGCCCTTCTGGTTCTGGAACGCGAACTTGATGCTGCGCTCCTTGATGTCCTGCGCCAGCGCGGCGGTGATCGGCAGCAGCGCGGCGACGGCCAGGCACAGCGAGCGTTTGACGAACTTCATGCGAATGTCTCCTGTTGTCGGATGGATGGGGACGTGATCAGCCGCCGAACCAGCGTGCGGGCACGGTGACGAGCGAGGGGAACAGCACCATCAGGAACATCACCACCAGCTCGGCGAGCATGAAGGGCATCACGCCCCTGGTGACGTCGTCCATCTTCATGCGGCCCACGCCGGCGACCACGTTGAGCACGGTCCCGACGGGCGGCGTGATGAGCCCGATGGAGTTGTTGATGATGAACAGCACGCCGAAGTACACGGGGTCGATGCCGGCGGCCTTGACGACCGGCATCAGCACCGGCGTGAGGATGAGGATGGTCGGCGTCATGTCCATGGCCGTGCCGACGACCATCACCAGCACCATGATCGCCACCAGCAGCAGCGTGGGACTGCCCATGAAGGGCTGCAGCAGGCCGATGACCTTGCTCGGCAGGTCGGCCACCGTCACCAGCCAGGCCGACACCATGGCGGCGGCGACCAGCAGCATGATCACCGAGGTGGTCTTGGCCGCGGCGATGAAGATGCCGTAGAGCTGCGACACCTTGAGCTCGCGATAGACCACGGTGGCGACGAACAGCGCATACACCGCCGCGACGACCGCGGCTTCGGTCGGCGTGAACACGCCCATGCGCAGGCCGACGAGGATGATCACCGGCAGCATCAAGGCCCAGGTGGAGGCACGCAAGGCCTGCAGGATCTCGGCGCGCGACTTGCGTGCGGGCATCTCGATGTGCTCGCGGCGGCCCAGCCACCACCAGGTGAACCACAGCGAGGCCCCGATCAGCAGGCCGGGGAAGATGCCGGCGAGGAACAGCTTGCTGATCGACACGTTGGCGGCCACGCCGAAGATGACGAAACCGATGGAAGGCGGAATGACCGGGCCGATGATCCCCGAGGCGGCGATCAGGCCGCCGGCGCGCGCCTTGTCGTGGCCCGCCTTGACCATCATCGGCAGCAGCAGCGCGGTCAGCGCGGCCGCGTCGGCCACCGCCGAGCCGGACAACGCCGACAGCAGCACCGCGGCCATGATGGCGACATAGCCCAGGCCGCCCTTCACGTGGCCGACCACCGACATCGCCAGGTCGACAATGCGCCGCGACAGGCCGCCGACGTTCATGATCTCGCCGGCCAGCATGAAGAACGGCACGGCGAGCAGCGGGAAGCTGTCGGCGCCGTTGAGGACGTTCTGCGCCAGGATC
The Piscinibacter sp. XHJ-5 DNA segment above includes these coding regions:
- the modA gene encoding molybdate ABC transporter substrate-binding protein, with amino-acid sequence MTLRLRLLAAALVLPLSAAAQQLTVSAAASLTDAFREVGRRFEAFRPGVTVRFNFAASGVLMQQIAQGAPADVFASADQETMDRGVALRLVDAASRRDFAANTLVLIVPARDAPPVEQLADLRQPAIRRVAIGKPATVPVGRYTREALVAAGLWSALEPRLVQADSVRQVLDYVARGETEAGFVYRTDAAVMADKVRIVQTLRDHPPVRYPVAAVADSRHPVLAREFTAFLTGAQAQEVLVRFGFVPP
- the modB gene encoding molybdate ABC transporter permease subunit, translating into MLDWHPLVLSLQVATLATLLALIAGVALGWLFARHRFPGSSVLEAVCMLPLVLPPTVLGYGILVAMGRRSPLGAWLREHFDYTIIFNWHGAVLASALVALPLVLKSAGAAFGSVDRTLEAAARTLRQSRWSVFVRVTLPLAWPGILAGTLLAFARAMGEFGASLMVAGSIPQQTQTLSMAIYDAVQAGRNDEALLLVGITSLLSIAILVASNRFFSLR
- a CDS encoding sugar phosphate isomerase/epimerase and 4-hydroxyphenylpyruvate domain-containing protein, with amino-acid sequence MRRSIATVSLSGTLPQKLEAIAAAGFDGIELFEPDFTLWSGSAAELRQRCADLGLAIELFQPFRDFEGMPDAQFARSLERAERKFDLMQALDCSLMLVCSNVSPLALDDGERAAAQLHELAQRAGRRGLRVGFEALAWGRHVKRWRQAWHIVERAKHPQLGLILDSFHTLSLQDDLSSLAEVPGERIFFVQMADAPLMRLDVIDWARHHRNFPGQGQLDVVGFFEHVVRAGYRGPLSLEIFNDVFRETPNRRIAVDAMRSLLWLESQVHDRLQSEPKAAALFSPPSVPSLAGFSFIEFAVDAPAAEGLGRLLQGLGFRLAGRHRSKPVMLYRQGGINIVVNLLAHEAARTRFEAHGPSVCAWGLRAADPTAAMERATALQSARFDSPTGPGERQLPSIVAPGGIIVHFIDEALGANGLYEADFVLDEAPPAGDAGLRNIDHVAMGLAPDRVDTWVLFCRAVLGLQSGDSLKLADPYGLIRSFGMADSARRVRLVLNVSQSQRTRTAQTVNASGGAVVHHIAFDTADIFAAVRRMREQGVAFVPISANYHDDLATRFDLDAGLVERLRTGGILFDRTSEGDYLHAYTEPFMDRFFFEIVQRVGNYDAYGALNAAARMAAQADVS
- a CDS encoding 3-keto-5-aminohexanoate cleavage protein; this translates as MNTTPCIITVAITGSLPKKKDNPAVPITVAEQIESTHEAFEAGATLVHLHVRNEDGSPSSDPARFAPLLDGIRRHCPGMITQVSTGGRSGSGRERGAMLSLKPDMGSLATGSCNFPTRVYDNPPDLVEWLASEMLHHGIKPEVEAFDLSMIFQAAQLAREGKIKGPLHVQFVMGVKNAMPVDREVFEFYVKTLQRLAPDATWTGAGIGRDQVTLARWSLELGGHCRTGFEDNVRLDRETLAPSNAALVRQVVDLCADFGRRPATPAEARRLLGLPAA
- a CDS encoding shikimate dehydrogenase, with translation MNASPPSDEYVGRPPEGARAGAGAAQRSTRKLLMGLIGSGIQRSLTPRMHEEEATHHGLRLHYQLIDLDTTGSNVDALPNLISAARTMGFAGLNITYPCKQAVIPLLDELSDEAAAMGAVNTVVVRDGRLVGHNTDGSGWAWSFRRALPDARLDKVVQLGAGGAGSAVSEAVLRLGARELVIVDREPERAQALAQRLAKLHPASRVQADTDAARALAGADGLIHCTPTGMDKLPGLPLDESLLRPDLWVAEIVYFPLDTALLQAARAKGCRVVDGGGMAVGQAVGAFRLFTGLEPDAARMDRHFRQLIAQRAAEEARPDATPRSPS
- a CDS encoding TRAP transporter substrate-binding protein, whose translation is MKFVKRSLCLAVAALLPITAALAQDIKERSIKFAFQNQKGHPQAEGAQKFADLVAQKSGNKIQVKLFPGGTLGGDVQTVSALQGGTVEMTVLNAGILSSQVKAFEVFDFPFLFATPQEADAVVDGPFGKGLFEKLAEKNLIGLAYWELGFRNLTNSKRPITKVEDIAGLKIRVIQSPIYIDMFSALGAAPTPMPFPEVYPALEQKAVDGQENPFTLIRTSKFYEVQKHLAVTRHVYNPQAVLISKKLWDQLSPAEKKIIDDAADEATKFQRELSRKQSDEALADLKKAGMQVTEFSPAEMQRLRDKVKPVIDKHTAAVGPDVVKQVQAEIAKVRKP
- a CDS encoding TRAP transporter large permease subunit, with the protein product MTVGIFIGSLLAAMALGIPIAFALLASGVALMWHLDLFDAQILAQNVLNGADSFPLLAVPFFMLAGEIMNVGGLSRRIVDLAMSVVGHVKGGLGYVAIMAAVLLSALSGSAVADAAALTALLLPMMVKAGHDKARAGGLIAASGIIGPVIPPSIGFVIFGVAANVSISKLFLAGIFPGLLIGASLWFTWWWLGRREHIEMPARKSRAEILQALRASTWALMLPVIILVGLRMGVFTPTEAAVVAAVYALFVATVVYRELKVSQLYGIFIAAAKTTSVIMLLVAAAMVSAWLVTVADLPSKVIGLLQPFMGSPTLLLVAIMVLVMVVGTAMDMTPTILILTPVLMPVVKAAGIDPVYFGVLFIINNSIGLITPPVGTVLNVVAGVGRMKMDDVTRGVMPFMLAELVVMFLMVLFPSLVTVPARWFGG